From the genome of Leguminivora glycinivorella isolate SPB_JAAS2020 chromosome Z, LegGlyc_1.1, whole genome shotgun sequence, one region includes:
- the LOC125241130 gene encoding E3 ubiquitin-protein ligase LRSAM1-like — MGCSVSCVHRATMSLFGMQPSTSHDARVISERKLYLARESPEPDYDVSGCELRQVPSGIYSICKVYRKTHLHLQSNNLQSLEEGGQLSDLHLIQYLNISSNKFVSLPNTIKYLISLTELYIQNNYITHLPDAIHFLTNLKILDVSNNRLKSLTPSLGKLKDLRKLSIIENKDLHQICPELCYATNISILELDAELFTYPPADVTSKGTEEIMKFLCFEMKIDYIPPLPLEHEFSSVTVTNSVKDSFHTGKTMSWEEQEAAITEQENKFHEAAKQQRERFLTQVLQDRLELDTEIAKVHEAKETERQRLIKAIQEDEKEIECLVKNFIQTDQLRPEVIQQQLAYDIAEHDRLLEITRQNYDNIKKADILKAMENIIEEDYFIQYARKEYDECINNTKKSMLSHELHGVEKLEDLLKAKDQSRTNLVQQLLEDQDVQKAVVASLVERVDAKSWSLNQEISLISRHLARLSVIEQEKKKLHVVCNYNDLLAQRMQLVTLLDDVLYQKNKRRIELIETLKEMENETDKTTDFWLKNYQKLIDFAPKTLLDVSKNLDPVLANYLLQEGVIHCLPFLVKFLFSDNNITDITSEKLIQCGISQSSDRDGIIRAINYYVATKSNSSFYSSTSAVEPSAPVKSIIDDQNCTGVVSTTETENATVESECVVCMDSKCEVVFVPCGHMCCCHQCADQDMVCCPMCRGNIERKIKVMVATSR; from the coding sequence ATGGGCTGTTCTGTGTCATGTGTCCACCGAGCGACAATGTCGTTGTTTGGTATGCAGCCTAGCACCTCTCACGATGCCAGAGTCATATCGGAGAGGAAGCTGTACCTCGCCAGGGAGTCTCCCGAACCTGATTACGATGTTTCCGGCTGTGAACTGCGACAAGTGCCGTCCGGTATCTATTCTATTTGTAAAGTGTACAGAAAAACTCACCTACATCTGCAATCAAATAATTTACAATCCTTGGAAGAGGGTGGTCAGCTGTCAGACTTGCACCTCATTCAATATCTCAATATCAGCAGCAATAAGTTTGTAAGCTTACCCAATACAATCAAATATCTCATCAGCCTGACCGAGTTATATATCCAGAATAACTATATTACACACTTGCCTGATGCTATACACTTCTTGACTAATTTGAAAATCCTGGATGTATCAAATAATAGACTTAAAAGCCTAACTCCATCTTTAGGAAAGTTGAAGGATTTGAGGAAACTGTCAATAATTGAGAACAAGGATTTACACCAGATTTGTCCAGAGCTGTGTTATGCAACTAATATTAGCATATTAGAGTTAGATGCAGAACTTTTTACTTATCCTCCAGCAGATGTTACTTCCAAGGGTACAGAAGAGATTATGAAATTTCTGTGCTTTGAAATGAAAATAGATTACATCCCACCATTACCTTTGGAACATGAGTTTTCATCTGTGACTGTTACAAACAGTGTTAAAGATTCTTTTCATACTGGCAAGACCATGTCATGGGAGGAGCAAGAAGCGGCTATCACTGAGCAAGAAAATAAATTCCATGAAGCTGCTAAACAGCAACGGGAGCGGTTTTTGACACAAGTATTGCAGGACCGTCTTGAATTAGATACTGAGATAGCAAAAGTTCATGAAGCAAAAGAGACTGAGCGACAAAGACTGATTAAAGCTATTCAAGAGGATGAAAAAGAAATTGAATGTTTAGTGAAGAACTTCATTCAGACTGATCAACTCAGGCCCGAGGTCATCCAGCAACAACTCGCCTATGATATTGCAGAGCATGATAGACTCTTAGAAATAACTCGGCAAAATTATGACAATATCAAAAAAGCTGACATCTTAAAGGCCATGGAGAACATCATAGAAGAAGACTACTTTATACAGTATGCGCGCAAAGAATATGATGAATGCATTAATAATACCAAGAAAAGTATGCTCTCACATGAATTACATGGTGTTGAGAAATTAGAAGATCTATTAAAAGCTAAAGATCAATCTCGGACAAATTTAGTTCAGCAACTTCTGGAGGACCAAGATGTACAGAAAGCTGTTGTGGCATCTCTAGTTGAGAGAGTTGATGCTaaaagttggagcttaaaccaAGAAATATCTTTGATTTCTCGCCATTTAGCCAGATTAAGTGTTATTGAACAAGAAAAAAAGAAGTTGCATGTGGTGTGCAATTACAATGATCTATTGGCACAAAGAATGCAGCTTGTCACTCTCTTAGATGATGTTCTGTATCAGAAAAATAAAAGACGGATAGAATTAATAGAGACCTTGAAAGAAATGGAAAATGAGACTGACAAAACTACTGATTTTTGGCtgaaaaattatcaaaaattgaTTGATTTCGCTCCTAAGACATTATTAGATGTCAGTAAGAATTTAGATCCAGTATTGGCTAATTATTTATTACAAGAAGGTGTAATACATTGTCTGCCATTCTtggtaaaatttttattttctgaTAATAATATAACTGACATAACATCAGAGAAATTAATTCAGTGTGGCATATCACAATCTTCTGATAGAGATGGCATTATTAGAGCCATAAATTACTATGTTGCTACCAAAAGCAACAGTTCATTCTACAGCAGTACATCTGCAGTTGAGCCAAGTGCACCAGTAAAGTCAATAATAGATGATCAAAATTGTACCGGGGTTGTTAGCACTACAGAAACAGAGAATGCAACAGTAGAGTCTGAATGTGTGGTGTGCATGGATTCCAAATGTGAAGTGGTGTTTGTTCCGTGCGGGCACATGTGTTGCTGCCACCAGTGTGCCGACCAGGACATGGTTTGTTGCCCCATGTGTAGAGGCAACATAGAAAGGAAGATCAAAGTCATGGTTGCAACATCACGTTAA